CCCCAAGGTCTGGCTTCTCCGGTACAAAAAGGAGGAAAGTTATAATGAAGCATAAACCTCTTAAACACCTCTCCTTCATAAATACTTTCTACCAACTGAGCCTGTTCTCTTGAACCTAAAGTAACACTGGCAAAAACCTGGGTTTGGCCTCTAGTAAAAACCGCACTTCCATGAGGTCTCTCAAAGGGATGGATCTTAATATCTATAGGCCTTATCTCATCGGGAGTTCTTCCATCAATCCTCTTACCCTCTTTAAAAAGTTTCTCTCTCATTACCTTGCTTATCAGTTTTTTATATTGATACCCCAGTAAAACTTTCTGCGAGGCTATTTTTTCATGCTGATTGACAAATTCTTCAAAAATTTGTGCCAAAGCTGCCTTTCTTTGAAGTTTATCTTGTATGCTTAAAGCCTCTTCAATTCTTGATTTAACAAAACTGTTTAAGGTTTCTATAATATTTAACCAATCAGAAGGCAACTCTACATTCACCTTAGGTTTTCCTAAGTCTTCTATAAGTTTCTTTTGAGCCTCTATCAAAGGTTTAGCTCTATCTAAAACCAAATAAAGCGCCTCAAGAACAACCTCTTCTTCTACCTCTTTTCCTCCTCCTTCTACCATCACGATAGCATCTTCAGAACAAGACACAATCAGCTCTAAGTCTGCCTGTTGTCTTTGCTCATAGGTAGGGTTTAGGATAAACTCTCCGTTCACTCTCCCAACCCTAAAACCTGCGATTGGACCTTCAAAAGGTGCTTGAGAAAGCATCAAAGCAGTAGAAGCCCCAGTAATAGCTAATACATCTGGGTCATATTTTTCATCAGCCGAAAGGGTTAAGGCTGTCACCACCACATCGTAAAAAAAACCTTCAGAAAAAAGAGGCCTAACAGACCTGTCTATAACTCGAGATACCAGAATTTCTCTATCCGTAGGTTTCCCTTCTCTTTTTATAAAGCCTCCAGGTATCTTTCCCCATGCTGAAGACTGCTCTCTATAGTCTACCGAAAGGGGGGTGAAATCTACCCCTTCTACCAAAGACTGCCCTATCACTGCTGTTACCAAAACAGCTGTATCTCCCTGTCTTATTACAACTGATCCATCAGCAAACTTAGCATATTCTCCGGTTTCAATAATAATCGGATCGCCCCATCCCAGGTCTACCGACAATCTTTTCATATATTACTCCCTTAATTTTTTGCTTAGATAAGTTTAGAGTATAAAATTAAAAATGCAAGAACTTTTGAGTTTAGTTCTAAAAGGTTATTATATATTAATTTAATTAATATATACTCAGCTTAATAAGTTGTCCAGCATAAACTATAGCCCCTCTCAAGATTAAAGTTCCTGCAATTACCAGTATAGCTGCTATGTTCATCCTCAAAATTTGACCTCTGGTAAACTGATGAGGAAGTCCATGTTCTTCAAACTCGGTAATTTCTCCGAGTTTCATCCGTAAAGCAAGAGGCAAAAACAAAAAGATTAGTATCAAGGCAAGGGTATAGATAAAATATTCTCCTTTAAACGAAAAGAAAGGTTCTAACGCCCTTTTGTAAGGGGCAGAAGAAACATATAACCCATAAAAGTAAAGAGGTATAAGCAAAAGTTCTATGACGATAAGCCATACGTCTATTTTTGTAAAAAGATACTTGATTTCTACATCCTTGGCTATGATAACTATCAAAGCTGCTCCTGCTGAAAGAGCAGAAACCAAAAACAAAATAGGGAGGGTCGCGTTATTCCATAACGGAACAGCCAAAAAAGAGGCTAAAAGAATACCAGTATAAATAGCCAAAAAGATACCTGCCACAAAGTTTATTTTGGCAATCAGTCTCATTCTTGGTTTTAACCTATCTGAAAATCTTTTTAAAAATTCAAACTTTAGATAATGTTTTTGTTCTTCAGGCAACACAGCAAGAATATAAAGGGCATTAAAAAACAAAACTAAAGGAACACCCCAAGTACCCCAGGACATAAGAGAAAGAGGCTGAAAGGTCAAATATCCCCAGTAAAGATGCCATGGGGCTTTAATTTCAAGGATGATAAAAAGAGCACCTACAGCAAGCATGACAAAAGCAATCAATGGAGCTCTTACACATTTGGCTAACTCTTCTACTGTTTTGGTAGGCCTAAGGTTGGCGATAGAACACATAACCAAAGTTCCTGCAGCCAATCCTCCTAAAAATAGATATAACACTATCCTCCAGTCCCATACCTCAAAATGAGGAAAGGTGATAGAGTTAGTCCCGGTAATGGTTATTTCTACCATGGTTAAAACCCCCCTGGGAATCTCTTGTTAATATAAAAAACACGAGGTTTAGTACCTGCCCATTCAAGCCTTACAGCAGCATCGTGAGTCCTTAAAATCTTAGCCACTTCACTTTCAGGGTCGTCTAAATCTCCAAAGATCCTCGATTTACCCAAACAAGTTTCTACACAAGCAGGTAATTTTCCTTCTTTTATTCTGTGCTGACAAAAGGTACACTTATCAGCTGTCCCATCAGGACGAATGTATCTTGCATCATAAGGACAGGCCAAAATACAGGCCTTACATCCAATACACTTTTTATGGTCTATTTGAACGGTTCCATCTTTTGCCCTGTGAGAAGCCCTGGTGGGACAAGCATCTATACAAGGAGCAATTTCACAATGATTACAAAGTTCTGACCTGAGTTCCATCCTGAGGTTGGGAAATTCTCCTCTAACCTCTTCTACCACCCTTGTCCTAAAATAACCATCTGCTACCTTATTCTCCTTTTTACACGCTATAACACAAGCCATACACCCTACACATTTCTCTACATCTATAACCATCGCATATCTTGGCATGTTATTTCACCTCCTTTTAAGCCTTCTCTATCTTAACAAAATTAATCCTCATTCCTACACTTCCAGAAATCGGGTCTACAGCATATCTGGTTATCAGCTGTTGGTCGTCTGCACCGTTTAAATAAGCTCTTTTTAGCATAGGAGAAAAACTTCCAAACCCATGAGGGACATAAACACAATCTGGTCTAATCCTTTCGGTAACCTTTAACTTAACCTTATTGCTTTTAACTCCATCCTGGTTAACAAGGACCACATAATCCCCGTTTTTAAGTCCTAACTTCTTAGCTACCTTAGCGTTAAGCCAAGCAGCATTTTCTTTCATCAGCTCCCATAAAGATGGATTATTGGTAGTTCTTGAGAAGGTATGCACAGGTACCCTACCATAAATAAGTCTAAAATACCCTTTAGGCGGTTGTTCATGCTTGGTATAGGTAGGAATAGGAGGAAACCCTGCTTCCTCTAATTGCTTGCTATAAAGTTCTATCTTGCCAGAAGGAGTTTTAAATTTAACCTCAGAAGATTCATTGATGTAAGGATTAGCAGTGCCTGGTATCTCTATATAACCTTTCTGTTTAAGCTCTTCAAAATTTAATCCAAGAGCCTCACATTTAGCCTTAAGAAAATCCTCAAAATCATTATAAGGAAAATATTCCTTTAAACCAAGCCTTACTCCTAACTCTTTTGCTATCCACCAACCAGGCTTGGTATCATACATCGGGTTAACAACCGGTTGTCTCAAGGCTAACCCTATGCTTCTTTCCTTTACCACAAAAATATCATCATATCTTTCTAGGTAGGTACACTCTGGGAGAACCACATCTGCATAAAGCACATGATCAAAGGGCATCATATCAACCGCTACTACAAGGTCCAACTTTTTAATAGCCTCGATGGTATCCCTCTGATTAGGAGTAGATTTAATAAGATTAGTCCCTGTAATCAACCATCCCTTTATAGGATAGGGTTTCTCCGTAAGGGTTGCCTTTATAATCTCAGGGATAACCCCTTCTTCTTCGGTAAAAGGGTAAGGCCCTTTATTTATCTCAGGTTTTTGATGTTCTGGATAAGGTACTCCACAAAAGTCTCCAAAACCATACTCAGACAAAGGATTCTTTGGTGGAAGATATATACCCCCTGGCCTTCCATAAGCTCCTAAAAGGGCAGTAAGGATCGCTATCGCTCTTACTCTTTGAGTATTATCTCCATACCAGGCAGTATGTCTTCCAGGATGAATTAAGACAGAAGGTTTGTTTTTTCCCATAATTCTTGCAGTCTCTATGATCAAAGAAACAGGGATGTCTGTTTCTTTTTCAGCCCATTGAGGAGTATATTCTTTCACTGCTTCAGCCAGTTTATCAAAACCTTCGGTATATTTAGCTACATACTCTTTATCATAGAGCCCCTCTGTTATGATTACATTTATCCAGGCCAAAAGCAAAGCAAGGTCGGTAGCTGGCTTGATAGGAAGCCAGTATTTAGCTTTGCTTGCTGCGGTAGAAAACCTCGGGTCTACTACGATAACTGTAGCTCCCTTTCCGACTGCCTCTGCAAACTCCTGACACATAGAGTTATGTGCATTTTCTCCTATATGAAACCCCATCAATACAATAACTTTACTATTCTTTAAATCTGCCCTTTCTGGATTACCCACAGGTGCACCAAAGGTAAGTTTAAAGGCTATGTCTCTTGCCCCTCTACAAAGGGCATAAGAAGGCATACCCAAATTAGGAGAACCATAGGCCCATAAAAGATGAATAAAATAAGTAGATATAGTCCCATGGGTAAAGAGGGCTACAGACTCAGGACCATAGGTTTCTTTAATCTTAAGCATCTTTTCTGCTACATAATTTAAAGCCTCATCCCAAGAAGCCTTTTTAAACTTACCCTCTCCTCTTTGCCCAACCCTTATCAAAGGATGTTTAAGCCTGTCTGGGTCATAAAGAAGACCTATTCCACCATGACCTCTGGCACAAAGTTTACCTCTTGATTGAGGATGTGCAGGATGTCCGTCAAGCTTAACCACCTTTCCGTCTACTACCTTCGCTATAACCCCACATCTCCAAAAACACATTTCACAAACGGTAGGAACATATATCGGTTTACCTTCTGGTTTACGTCCTAAACCTAATAATCTATCTACCTGCGTAGCCCCTATAACTCCAATTCCTCCAGAACCAGCAACTACCTTTAAAAAATCTCTTCTTGACCATTTCATTCCTTAAACCTCCTTGGTCTTTTCTAAGCCCTTTAAGAAATTAGTTTAAAAAAGAGATATAAAAAGTCAAGATTTAACGCAATCATTTATTGAAAATTTAAACAGGACGAGCTTAAGAAGAACTAAAAAAGAAAAAAACTAAAATCTAAGAGAAAAACTTAATAATTAAGCCTCTAATTTCTTTAAAAGCTCGTTTAAACTTAAGTTAAGACCGCTTTTATCTCTTTTTATCATCCCACCGATCTTTATAAAAGTTTCTTTTTCTTCTCTTTTCAGAAAAACCCAAAGGGTTTGAGGATCAAGAAAATATACCCCTATCAACCCAAAGATCATCAACAGAAAACCCATGTAAACCAACCAAACTCCTGGGTCCTTTTTAACTTGAAGCACACTCATGTAAAACTTATCAACCAGGCCTTTAAGTTCAAGTTTCCCTACATTTTTACCTATCTTAAACTCTGAAGGTTTACCCTCGATAGCGAAAATCTCGTCCCCCTCCCCTGTTTCTTGATCTAATAGATTAAACTTAGCTACCACAAAACCTTGATGAGCCATATAGGCATCAAGCATAAGCACGTATCTATCACCTATTTCTGCAGGTACCGTAGGATCAACTTGTTTTTCTAAGGTTTTCCCGTCTATACTTACTCTTATAGTAAATTTAGGCAATTCTTCATAGCTTGCTTGATAAAAGGTAATTCCTTTATATTTAGCCGGCTGGTTAACCTTGATCAAAGCATCTACTGTTTTATTGTTTTTTTCTATAAAAGTCACATTTGAAACATACTCTTTAGGAGTTCCGTCTGGATAAACTTCCATCGTAAACTTATTCAGTTTCACAGAAAAATCAACTATAACAGGATGGTCCTTCCTAAAAAGGTTTATCTGATTAGAGGTTTCCCCTTCTAACAAATACATGTTACCTCTAAAACCCCAAATAGCACCTACGATAGCTCCTACTATTATCAGAACCAAAGAAAAATGAACTAAATATACCGCTAAATAACCTATCCGATTTTTATCCTGATAGAACAAAATTCCTTCTGGAGTTTCCTTTTGTTTAAACCCTAAGGTTTGTAATAGATTTATCAGTTGAGAAACATCTTTTTTTAATCTAGTCTCTTGAGCATTAGGTAATTTATGCGGGTCAACTTCTGCAGGATTTTTTTTAAAAAGCTTCCAGCTAAACTTAATCCTTTTTATCGAACAGCTAACAAGGTTTACCATGAAAAATAATAGTAAAAAAATATACAATACAGAATGATAAAAATCATCAAGCTGAAAAGCAAGGATCAACCGGCCTAAGGATGGTCCGTATTTCATCAAGTAAAAATCTGAGGGGTGAGCCTGAGGAATAATAGTTCCTAAAATGGAAAAAAAAGCTATAAGGAAAAACAAAACTATGGCAACCTTAATCGAAGAAATAAAATCCCAGATTGACCTCATTCTTCAACTCCTTTAGGTTAGTTTAAAAAACTTTTTTAAAAATAACATATAAAAATTTTTAAATCAACCCCATAACCTCACCTTGAAAAACCTGTAATTTAGGTTTTAATTTGAAAATAAAATTATCAAAAAAGGAGTTTTTATGAGATTTTCAAAAAATAAAAAATTATTTTATCCCTTGGTTGGGGTAATTCTTTTAGTAATCATAGCCTTTTCAAACGGGTTTACTAAAGAAAAAAACGATGAAATCTATAAATATTTAAAACTCTTTTCTCAGGTATTAAAACTCATAGAAGACAACTATGTAACAGAGGTTTCACCTAGGGACCTTATCTATGGAGCCATAAACGGAATGCTAAATTCTTTAGACCCTTATTCTTCTTTGATGAAGCCTGAGGAGTTCAAGGAGCTTGAGATAGAAACCAAAGGAACCTTTACCGGTATTGGGATCGAGATTACCATAAAAGACGACATAATCACCGTCGTTGCCCCGATAGAAGACACTCCTGCCTGGAAAGCTGGCATCAAGCCAGGAGATAAAATTCTAAAGATAGAAGATAAACCTACCAAAGGTATGAGTCTTACAGAGGCGGTTAAACTCTTAAGAGGTCCTAAAGGAACAAAGGTTAAAATAACCATTCTCAGGAACGATAAAGATATAAAAGAAATCACCCTCGTAAGGGATGTTATCCCTATAAAAAGTGTTAAGGTTAAGGTTCTTGAACCTGGGTATGCCTACGTGAGGATTACCAATTTTCAAGAAAAAACTCATCAAGAGTTGATAGATGTTTTGGAAGAGCTTGAGAAAAAAGAATTAAAAGGTATAGTATTAGACCTTAGATATAATCCAGGAGGACTTTTATCCTCGGCTATAGATGTAGCAGATGAATTTTTGGAAAAAGGAGTGATTGTTTCTATAAAGGGGAAGTCTAAAGATTCAGGAATGGTGTTTGAAGCCAAACCTAACCCCTCTAACAGAAAACACCATTATCCTATCGTAATTCTTATAAATCATGGCACAGCCTCAGCCTCTGAAATAGTTACCGGTGCGTTAAAAGACCATAAAAGAGCCCTTGTCCTTGGTCAGAAAAGTTTTGGTAAGGGAAGGGTACAAACTGTTATACCTCTTGATGATGGCTATGCAGTAAAACTAACTACTGCTTTTTATTACACCCCAAGTGGAGTTTGCATCGATAAAATCGGTATCTCTCCTGACATAGAAATACCTGCGATGGTTGAAGCTACTACTAAAGAAAAACCTAAAGACAAAGACGAAGAGGATTTACTTAAACCATGGACCTCTCCTGAAGAGGATTTTCAGGTAAAGATGGCTCTCTCTATCTTGAAAAACCTAAAAGAAATTTCTAAGTTGAATTTTTAATGTTTGACCCTAAGGTTTTTATACTTTTAACGCCTGTTTTGTTACTTGCCTTAACGGTCCATGAATTTTCTCATGGCCTTGTAGCTTATCTTTTAGGGGATCCTACCCCTAAACTCGCAAAAAGGCTTAGCTTAAACCCTATTAAACATCTTGATTTTTTTGGAACGTTAACTCTGTTTATTACCCAAGCCATAGGCTGGGCCAAACCAGTACCTATCAACCCCAACTATTTTAAAAACCCCTGGAGGGACATGGCTCTTGTTTCTATAGCTGGACCTTTATCCAACATCTTGCTTGCCTTTATCTTTGGGTTCCTTTTTCATTTATTTTATGGCTTAAATTTAAACTACTCCTCTTTTGTGATTTCCCAACCTCTTGCCCTAATGTGCTTTTTAGGTATAAAAATAAATCTTGGTCTGGCTATCTTTAACCTTTTGCCTATTCCCCCTTTAGACGGGAGTAAGGTTATTGTTAAATTTTTACCAAAAACCTGGAGATTTAACTACCTAAGACTTGAAATGTTTGGGTTTATCTTTATTTTAATTTTAGCCATAACCGGTGTGCTTAGCAAGTTTATCTACCCTATATTAAACTGGTTGACCAATCTGATTTTAGGGATTACCAGTATAGGTAGTATTTAAAAAATCATGGAAAAATCAACGCTAATACTTTGGCTTCTTACTATAACCCTTTGGGGAATATGTCCGATCATAGAAAAAATAGGTCTTAAAAACGTAGACCCTCTTTTAGCGCTTTTTATCAGGACCTCTGCCGCTCTTATGGGATTAAGCTTAGCTGTTTTTCTCACAGGGGCGTTTAAACCAGAAGTACTAAATCTTAAAAATATAGCCGTATTATCCTTAAGCGGGATCTTGGGAGGTTTTTTGGGGATGTTAACCTATTTTACCCTGCTTAAATCTCAAAATGCCTCTCAAATAGTTCCGCTAACCTCGGTATATCCTTTGGTTTCTACTCTGTTTGCTATCCTGTTTTTAAAAGAAGAGTTGCATCTTATAAAAATCTTAGCTATTTTTCTCATTGTATCTGGGATTTTTCTTTTGTTTAAAAATCCTTAATACTTAAATCTCGGCTATTCACTATAATTCTTAATCACTCTAAATCCCAACCCAAACAAAATAACACTATAAAAAACAAGGACTAAAACACACCCTAAGGCCAAAGTATCGAAGGTTTCTTTTCTTATAAGGATGTTTGTATAGGTAAGAGGTAACACAAAAACTACAGGTTTTAAAAATTCAGGGATACGTTCTATCGGAAAAAAGGTTCCACAGAAAAATCCCATCGGAAGGATGAAAAAGTTAAAATAGGTAGCTGTTTCTTCATGCCCTTTCGCAGACATACCTACCAAAAAACCAAGACTTGCAAACAAAAAACAGTTTAGCAAAAGAGCCAACAAAAAAGGTAAGGATAACCCAAAGTTAGGATAAGTCAAAAATCCCACAACGATGATCAAGCTTGCGGCAAAAAGCCCTTTTAACATTCCAGCAAGCACCTCTCCGATGATTATGGCACTGTAAGAAATAGGAGCAAGGTACAACACTTGAAAGGTTTTAAAATAAAGTCGATTAAGGTTTATAGA
Above is a genomic segment from Thermodesulfobacterium commune DSM 2178 containing:
- a CDS encoding polyribonucleotide nucleotidyltransferase; translation: MKRLSVDLGWGDPIIIETGEYAKFADGSVVIRQGDTAVLVTAVIGQSLVEGVDFTPLSVDYREQSSAWGKIPGGFIKREGKPTDREILVSRVIDRSVRPLFSEGFFYDVVVTALTLSADEKYDPDVLAITGASTALMLSQAPFEGPIAGFRVGRVNGEFILNPTYEQRQQADLELIVSCSEDAIVMVEGGGKEVEEEVVLEALYLVLDRAKPLIEAQKKLIEDLGKPKVNVELPSDWLNIIETLNSFVKSRIEEALSIQDKLQRKAALAQIFEEFVNQHEKIASQKVLLGYQYKKLISKVMREKLFKEGKRIDGRTPDEIRPIDIKIHPFERPHGSAVFTRGQTQVFASVTLGSREQAQLVESIYEGEVFKRFMLHYNFPPFCTGEARPWGPPRRREIGHGALAERALEPLIPEEEVFPYIIRVVANVFESNGSSSMATVCAGSLALFDAGVPIPKHVAGIAMGLILEEGRSLIITDILGEEDQLGDMDFKVAGTRDGITSIQMDIKIKGLSKEVLAEALSKAKKAREFILDKMYEAISEPRKTLSPYAPKIEIITVPEDKTYLIIGPGGKTVKELKEKTNTSIWVLEGGKVSITGQTQEDVDLAKKLIEALVSEVEIGKIYEGKITRIEPYGLFIEVLPGKIGLLHVSKMANPPKDLKSAYNIGEVIRVKVIEIDDLGRPKFTDQF
- the nrfD gene encoding NrfD/PsrC family molybdoenzyme membrane anchor subunit; translation: MVEITITGTNSITFPHFEVWDWRIVLYLFLGGLAAGTLVMCSIANLRPTKTVEELAKCVRAPLIAFVMLAVGALFIILEIKAPWHLYWGYLTFQPLSLMSWGTWGVPLVLFFNALYILAVLPEEQKHYLKFEFLKRFSDRLKPRMRLIAKINFVAGIFLAIYTGILLASFLAVPLWNNATLPILFLVSALSAGAALIVIIAKDVEIKYLFTKIDVWLIVIELLLIPLYFYGLYVSSAPYKRALEPFFSFKGEYFIYTLALILIFLFLPLALRMKLGEITEFEEHGLPHQFTRGQILRMNIAAILVIAGTLILRGAIVYAGQLIKLSIY
- a CDS encoding 4Fe-4S dicluster domain-containing protein, with the translated sequence MPRYAMVIDVEKCVGCMACVIACKKENKVADGYFRTRVVEEVRGEFPNLRMELRSELCNHCEIAPCIDACPTRASHRAKDGTVQIDHKKCIGCKACILACPYDARYIRPDGTADKCTFCQHRIKEGKLPACVETCLGKSRIFGDLDDPESEVAKILRTHDAAVRLEWAGTKPRVFYINKRFPGGF
- a CDS encoding molybdopterin-containing oxidoreductase family protein, yielding MKWSRRDFLKVVAGSGGIGVIGATQVDRLLGLGRKPEGKPIYVPTVCEMCFWRCGVIAKVVDGKVVKLDGHPAHPQSRGKLCARGHGGIGLLYDPDRLKHPLIRVGQRGEGKFKKASWDEALNYVAEKMLKIKETYGPESVALFTHGTISTYFIHLLWAYGSPNLGMPSYALCRGARDIAFKLTFGAPVGNPERADLKNSKVIVLMGFHIGENAHNSMCQEFAEAVGKGATVIVVDPRFSTAASKAKYWLPIKPATDLALLLAWINVIITEGLYDKEYVAKYTEGFDKLAEAVKEYTPQWAEKETDIPVSLIIETARIMGKNKPSVLIHPGRHTAWYGDNTQRVRAIAILTALLGAYGRPGGIYLPPKNPLSEYGFGDFCGVPYPEHQKPEINKGPYPFTEEEGVIPEIIKATLTEKPYPIKGWLITGTNLIKSTPNQRDTIEAIKKLDLVVAVDMMPFDHVLYADVVLPECTYLERYDDIFVVKERSIGLALRQPVVNPMYDTKPGWWIAKELGVRLGLKEYFPYNDFEDFLKAKCEALGLNFEELKQKGYIEIPGTANPYINESSEVKFKTPSGKIELYSKQLEEAGFPPIPTYTKHEQPPKGYFRLIYGRVPVHTFSRTTNNPSLWELMKENAAWLNAKVAKKLGLKNGDYVVLVNQDGVKSNKVKLKVTERIRPDCVYVPHGFGSFSPMLKRAYLNGADDQQLITRYAVDPISGSVGMRINFVKIEKA
- the resB gene encoding cytochrome c biogenesis protein ResB, with product MRSIWDFISSIKVAIVLFFLIAFFSILGTIIPQAHPSDFYLMKYGPSLGRLILAFQLDDFYHSVLYIFLLLFFMVNLVSCSIKRIKFSWKLFKKNPAEVDPHKLPNAQETRLKKDVSQLINLLQTLGFKQKETPEGILFYQDKNRIGYLAVYLVHFSLVLIIVGAIVGAIWGFRGNMYLLEGETSNQINLFRKDHPVIVDFSVKLNKFTMEVYPDGTPKEYVSNVTFIEKNNKTVDALIKVNQPAKYKGITFYQASYEELPKFTIRVSIDGKTLEKQVDPTVPAEIGDRYVLMLDAYMAHQGFVVAKFNLLDQETGEGDEIFAIEGKPSEFKIGKNVGKLELKGLVDKFYMSVLQVKKDPGVWLVYMGFLLMIFGLIGVYFLDPQTLWVFLKREEKETFIKIGGMIKRDKSGLNLSLNELLKKLEA
- a CDS encoding S41 family peptidase, whose translation is MRFSKNKKLFYPLVGVILLVIIAFSNGFTKEKNDEIYKYLKLFSQVLKLIEDNYVTEVSPRDLIYGAINGMLNSLDPYSSLMKPEEFKELEIETKGTFTGIGIEITIKDDIITVVAPIEDTPAWKAGIKPGDKILKIEDKPTKGMSLTEAVKLLRGPKGTKVKITILRNDKDIKEITLVRDVIPIKSVKVKVLEPGYAYVRITNFQEKTHQELIDVLEELEKKELKGIVLDLRYNPGGLLSSAIDVADEFLEKGVIVSIKGKSKDSGMVFEAKPNPSNRKHHYPIVILINHGTASASEIVTGALKDHKRALVLGQKSFGKGRVQTVIPLDDGYAVKLTTAFYYTPSGVCIDKIGISPDIEIPAMVEATTKEKPKDKDEEDLLKPWTSPEEDFQVKMALSILKNLKEISKLNF
- a CDS encoding site-2 protease family protein yields the protein MFDPKVFILLTPVLLLALTVHEFSHGLVAYLLGDPTPKLAKRLSLNPIKHLDFFGTLTLFITQAIGWAKPVPINPNYFKNPWRDMALVSIAGPLSNILLAFIFGFLFHLFYGLNLNYSSFVISQPLALMCFLGIKINLGLAIFNLLPIPPLDGSKVIVKFLPKTWRFNYLRLEMFGFIFILILAITGVLSKFIYPILNWLTNLILGITSIGSI
- a CDS encoding EamA family transporter, whose product is MEKSTLILWLLTITLWGICPIIEKIGLKNVDPLLALFIRTSAALMGLSLAVFLTGAFKPEVLNLKNIAVLSLSGILGGFLGMLTYFTLLKSQNASQIVPLTSVYPLVSTLFAILFLKEELHLIKILAIFLIVSGIFLLFKNP
- a CDS encoding ABC transporter permease — translated: MMDWYPVFLRELLIFRRRLLKFGYLLSAMMLPIIYFIVFGLGLGRMVQMEGKSYLGFLIPGLVAMTSMTNSYTWIANSINLNRLYFKTFQVLYLAPISYSAIIIGEVLAGMLKGLFAASLIIVVGFLTYPNFGLSLPFLLALLLNCFLFASLGFLVGMSAKGHEETATYFNFFILPMGFFCGTFFPIERIPEFLKPVVFVLPLTYTNILIRKETFDTLALGCVLVLVFYSVILFGLGFRVIKNYSE